One Balaenoptera ricei isolate mBalRic1 chromosome 16, mBalRic1.hap2, whole genome shotgun sequence genomic window carries:
- the SPOCK2 gene encoding testican-2, with amino-acid sequence MHAPGCGRLALPLLLVTVAALAEGDARRLQEGETPGNFMEDEQWLSSISQYSGKIKHWNRFRDEVEDDYIKSWEDNQQGDEALDTTKDPCQKVKCSRHKVCIAQGYQRAMCISRKKLEHRIKQPALKLHGNKDTMCKPCHMAHLASVCGSDGHTYSSVCKLEQQACLSSKQLTVRCDGPCPCPTEQAATSSTDGKPETCTGQDLADLGDRLRDWFQLLHENSKQNGSAGSGARPARGLDKSLGASCKDSIGWMFSKLDTSADLFLDQTELAAVNLDKYEVCIRPFFNSCDTYKDGRVSTAEWCFCFWREKPPCLAELERIQIQEAAKKKPGVFIPSCDEDGYYRKMQCDQSGGDCWCVDQLGLELTGTRMHGSPDCDDIVGFSGDFGSGVGWEDEEEKETEEAGEEAEEEGEAGEADDGGYIW; translated from the exons ATGCACGCTCCGGGCTGCGGGCGGCTGGCGCTGCCGCTGCTGCTCGTCACAGTAGCTGCCCTGGCCGAAGGCGACGCCAGAAGGCTCCAGGAGGGCGAGACCCCCGGCAATTTCATGGAGGACGAGCAATGGCTGTCGTCCATCTCGCAGTACAGCGGCAAGATCAAGCACTGGAACCGCTTCCGAGAC GAGGTGGAG GACGACTACATCAAGAGCTGGGAGGACAATCAGCAAGGAGATGAAG CCCTGGATACCACCAAGGACCCCTGCCAGAAGGTGAAGTGCAGCCGTCACAAAGTGTGCATTGCCCAGGGCTACCAGCGGGCAATGTGCATCAGCCGCAAGAAGCTGGAGCACAG GATCAAGCAGCCTGCCCTGAAACTCCATGGAAACAAAGACACCATGTGTAAGCCCTGTCACATGGCCCACCTCGCCTCTGTCTGCGGCTCTGATGGCCACACTTACAGCTCAGTG TGTAAGCTGGAGCAGCAGGCATGCCTGAGCAGCAAGCAGCTGACGGTGAGATGCGacggcccctgcccctgccccacagaGCAGGCCGCCACCTCCTCCACAGACGGCAAACCAG AGACCTGCACGGGCCAGGACCTGGCTGACTTGGGCGATCGGCTGCGGGACTGGTTCCAGCTCCTTCACGAGAACTCCAAGCAGAACGGCTCAGCCGGCAGTGGGGCCCGCCCGGCCAGGG GGCTGGACAAGAGCCTGGGGGCCAGCTGCAAGGACTCCATCGGCTGGATGTTCTCCAAGCTGGACACCAGTGCCGACCTCTTCCTGGACCAGACAGAGCTGGCTGCCGTCAACCTGGACAAGTACGAGGTCTGCATCCGCCCCTTCTTCAACTCCTGCGACACCTACAAGGATGGCCGTGTTTCTACCGCCGAGTGGTGCTTCTGCTTCTGGAGGGAGA AGCCCCCCTGCCTGGCAGAGCTGGAGCGTATCCAGATCCAGGAGGCTGCCAAGAAGAAGCCAG GAGTCTTCATCCCGAGCTGTGACGAGGATGGCTACTACCGGAAGATGCAGTGCGACCAGAGCGGCGGCGACTGCTGGTGTGTGGACCAGCTGGGCCTGGAGCTGACTGGCACCCGCATGCACGGGAGCCCTGACTGCG ACGACATCGTGGGCTTCTCAGGGGACTTTGGGAGCGGTGTCGGCTgggaggacgaggaggagaaggagacagaggaagcaggcgaggaggcggaggaggagggcGAGGCGGGCGAGGCGGATGACGGAGGCTACATCTGGTAG